The following are encoded in a window of Phaseolus vulgaris cultivar G19833 chromosome 3, P. vulgaris v2.0, whole genome shotgun sequence genomic DNA:
- the LOC137805820 gene encoding uncharacterized protein has product MEREEERERRRLRDRQRRQSMSKEQRERHLARRRRNYQLRRQRAANAQLLPLPQSTSSEDFAAATASHLPCLTPSTPSHHTLLHPTSQILQGSSIELEGFSRRLRLSTVKRLARNLGNPKSVALDNPHVASEFMPASGGNGGNSGTTKTLRLNSVKRLARSLSFAAERTTIQK; this is encoded by the exons ATGGAGAGAGAGGAAGAGAGGGAACGGCGTCGTTTGCGTGACCGACAGAGGAGGCAATCAATGAGTAAAGAGCAGAGGGAACGACACCTTGCACGACGGCGCAGAAACTACCAGCTCCGGAGGCAGAGAGCTGCAAATGCTCAATTACTGCCTCTTCCTCAGTCAACATCTTCTGAAGACTTCGCCGCCGCCACTGCTTCTCACCTTCCATGCCTCACTCCTTCCACCCCCTCACACCACACACTCCTTCATCCAACATCACAAATTCTTCAAG GATCGTCAATTGAGTTGGAAGGTTTTTCGAGAAGGTTGCGACTAAGTACTGTTAAACGGCTTGCAAGAAACCTAGGAAATCCAAAGAGTGTGGCCCTGGACAATCCCCATGTCGCATCAGAGTTCATGCCAGCTTCAGGTGGTAACGGTG GTAACAGTGGCACCACAAAAACCTTGCGTTTGAATAGTGTGAAGCGCCTTGCTCGATCATTGAGTTTTGCTGCGGAAAGAACAACCATTCAGAAATAA